One Phycisphaera mikurensis NBRC 102666 DNA window includes the following coding sequences:
- a CDS encoding ParA family protein has translation MPDPARPADPTDRRVIAMMNQKGGVGKTTTTVNVGAAMAAAGARVLLIDLDPQAHLTLSVGMEPGEMDRTNYDLFVDEGTTAMEVVREVESIANLAVLPAETNLAGIESEMAESVQAGTGQSILRDKCVDLFRQFDAVLIDCPPALGLLTVNALCAATEVIVPMQSHFLAMQGMSKLFETIGSVRQGINPTLRVSGVVLCMHEANTLLAGEIRAELDGFFGQAGEGDAWHQAEVFDPPVRRNIKLAEAPSFGQPVLAYAPESNGAADYRKLAASILGAGRAAETPDAAPQPRGSEQARG, from the coding sequence ATGCCGGATCCCGCCCGACCCGCCGACCCGACCGACCGCCGCGTCATCGCGATGATGAACCAGAAGGGCGGCGTGGGCAAGACGACGACGACCGTGAACGTGGGCGCCGCGATGGCGGCCGCGGGGGCCCGCGTGCTGCTCATCGACCTCGACCCGCAGGCCCACCTCACGCTGTCCGTGGGCATGGAGCCCGGCGAGATGGACCGGACCAACTACGACCTCTTCGTCGACGAGGGCACCACCGCGATGGAGGTCGTCCGCGAGGTGGAGTCCATCGCGAATCTGGCGGTGCTGCCCGCGGAAACCAACCTCGCGGGGATCGAGTCGGAGATGGCGGAGTCCGTCCAAGCCGGCACCGGGCAGTCGATCCTGCGCGACAAGTGCGTCGACCTCTTCCGCCAGTTCGACGCCGTGCTCATCGACTGCCCGCCGGCGCTGGGCCTGCTGACGGTCAACGCGCTGTGCGCCGCCACCGAGGTGATCGTCCCGATGCAGAGCCACTTCCTGGCGATGCAGGGCATGAGCAAGCTCTTCGAGACCATCGGCTCCGTGCGGCAGGGCATCAACCCGACGCTGCGGGTCTCCGGGGTCGTGCTGTGCATGCACGAGGCGAACACGCTGCTCGCCGGCGAGATCCGCGCCGAGCTCGACGGCTTCTTCGGCCAGGCCGGCGAGGGCGACGCCTGGCACCAGGCGGAGGTGTTCGACCCGCCGGTCCGCCGGAACATCAAGCTCGCCGAGGCCCCGAGCTTCGGCCAGCCGGTGCTGGCGTACGCGCCCGAGAGCAACGGAGCGGCCGACTACCGGAAGCTGGCGGCCTCGATCCTGGGGGCCGGGCGGGCCGCGGAAACGCCCGATGCTGCTCCGCAGCCGCGGGGAAGCGAGCAAGCACGCGGCTGA